The candidate division KSB1 bacterium genome contains a region encoding:
- a CDS encoding CHAT domain-containing protein codes for MKNYLIAFFIAAALIAVAVWWLRDEATLAELQKQYLLAKNEAERAKIVERVESFISSFRFPDSIRQRVEQQVAAQIDAAKIALEEVAPDTNVYRLESWLQDLLRQAAIARARDENPIFQTLIKQTQDLAKKVDAETHNDYWRPFVEQVSSFTREEARTWLKARKAERLYREYSGLGRFKDAEFYAAYGLQLVQWIDDQRLYLDLIQRLQRVLCDYHAMYELSIALTQKPLLQAGKIKYHLRANGFLYYQAEAFFRMGENQAALRLFDAVSYNAEKLGEINDRQWFIKNSLLRKGDLYRELGEFEKAWYVCHEAEKLISDKADTVNLRLLEFNLFLATGYYEKAEEVLKNTIKLAEKLVDRQDLIMCYNNFGGLYARLTDYDLALAYYQRAQALFTALSPNLSTRLMVLANIADILAVKQDSAQLQQMIDDAKEFLRLAYNPYMEALLLSTVGVWHQLAENYHLAIEYYNKADSISLQNGYLRFALEKRIDRVDCLIALSRFDEAKTLLAETGILARRLNNLNRLINVLDRTAQIQYREGNIAQAIEVSNQLLYELEAMSSRFNNPDRLIAYRQKIYDAHKNAVLYEIALQRNEAAFVKLDAAKAYALKNRLLNQQADGEATNGKPHHSDFVSTRLRPGQLLLDYMIKPDTLYVFVLDQNGLRLRRKKIDSRVLQQMTRAYRDSINRSPRLFQKHDANFAKAHYTGTLALSEKLYQELLGWPEITARLPQTYLLYIIPDEFLYEVPFSTLIANRSEAQTFLVNHTAVLASPSVSLLPAENLAAAVSKRLNTLKALISADKRFPGAEKFVTKIKELFPRAEELIVQGGNVTKDQVLAQLQQGYRVYIFVGHGQANSQYPDQGYIELAVKTSKAAVAKTIRLTMADLKTINWLGAEMVMLVGCETAGGKLYRGAGISGLQQEFLALGAKNVLGNLWEVDATYAIPQAQDFLATWAATWDLPRALQASQRQTMQTLQESRYYQLPHPYFWGSTILLTATHH; via the coding sequence GTGAAAAATTATCTTATTGCATTTTTCATAGCCGCCGCTTTAATTGCCGTCGCCGTTTGGTGGCTGCGAGACGAAGCCACCCTGGCCGAGCTGCAGAAGCAGTATTTGCTTGCCAAAAACGAGGCGGAGAGGGCCAAAATTGTCGAGCGGGTCGAAAGTTTTATCTCAAGCTTTCGATTTCCCGACTCGATTCGGCAGCGGGTGGAGCAACAGGTGGCCGCGCAGATTGACGCCGCCAAAATCGCGTTGGAAGAAGTTGCGCCGGATACCAATGTCTATCGCTTGGAAAGCTGGCTGCAAGATTTGCTTCGCCAGGCCGCCATCGCCCGCGCCCGCGATGAAAACCCAATTTTTCAAACCCTCATTAAGCAAACACAAGATCTCGCCAAAAAGGTTGATGCAGAAACGCATAATGATTATTGGAGACCCTTTGTTGAGCAGGTAAGCTCTTTTACTCGAGAAGAGGCGCGAACTTGGTTAAAGGCTCGAAAAGCGGAACGGCTTTATCGCGAATACAGCGGCTTGGGGCGTTTTAAAGATGCGGAGTTTTACGCTGCCTATGGTCTCCAGCTTGTTCAGTGGATAGATGATCAACGTTTGTATCTTGACCTCATTCAGCGGTTACAGCGAGTTTTATGCGATTATCATGCGATGTATGAGCTATCCATTGCCTTGACGCAAAAACCGTTGTTGCAAGCCGGAAAAATCAAATACCATTTAAGAGCGAATGGTTTCCTTTATTATCAAGCTGAGGCATTCTTTAGAATGGGAGAGAATCAAGCCGCTCTCAGGCTCTTTGATGCCGTTTCTTATAACGCTGAAAAACTCGGAGAAATTAACGATCGGCAGTGGTTTATAAAAAATAGCTTATTGCGCAAAGGTGATCTATACAGAGAATTGGGAGAATTTGAGAAAGCTTGGTATGTTTGCCACGAGGCGGAAAAACTGATATCAGATAAAGCAGATACAGTCAACCTTCGACTCTTGGAGTTTAATCTTTTCCTTGCAACAGGTTATTACGAGAAAGCAGAAGAAGTGCTCAAGAATACGATTAAGTTAGCCGAAAAATTAGTAGACAGGCAGGATCTTATTATGTGTTACAATAATTTTGGGGGCTTGTACGCTCGTCTTACAGATTATGATTTGGCCCTGGCCTATTACCAGCGGGCGCAAGCTTTATTCACCGCTCTTAGTCCGAATCTGAGCACACGCTTAATGGTTTTAGCCAATATTGCTGATATATTAGCGGTAAAGCAAGATTCAGCACAATTACAGCAAATGATTGATGATGCGAAGGAATTCCTTCGATTGGCGTATAATCCATATATGGAAGCGCTATTGCTTTCTACTGTTGGTGTTTGGCATCAACTGGCAGAAAACTATCATTTGGCAATAGAATACTACAATAAAGCAGATTCCATTTCCCTTCAAAATGGCTACTTGCGCTTCGCATTGGAAAAAAGAATAGACCGGGTCGATTGTCTGATTGCGCTTTCGCGGTTCGATGAAGCGAAGACCTTGCTTGCAGAAACAGGGATATTGGCTAGGCGACTAAATAACCTCAATAGGCTTATTAATGTACTTGACCGAACGGCTCAAATCCAATATCGCGAAGGCAACATTGCCCAAGCTATTGAAGTTTCTAATCAACTCCTATACGAGCTTGAAGCCATGAGCTCTCGCTTTAATAATCCGGATCGTCTAATTGCCTATCGACAAAAAATTTATGATGCTCATAAAAATGCCGTTTTATATGAAATAGCGCTTCAACGTAACGAAGCAGCTTTTGTCAAGCTCGACGCAGCGAAGGCCTATGCTTTGAAAAACCGGCTTTTAAATCAGCAAGCTGATGGCGAGGCAACGAATGGCAAGCCGCATCATTCGGATTTCGTGAGCACTCGTCTGCGTCCGGGACAATTATTGCTCGATTACATGATTAAACCGGATACCTTGTATGTCTTTGTGCTCGATCAAAACGGACTGCGGCTTCGGCGCAAAAAGATAGACAGCCGAGTATTGCAACAAATGACCCGCGCCTATCGCGATTCGATTAACCGAAGCCCGCGCCTTTTTCAAAAGCATGACGCCAATTTTGCGAAAGCGCATTATACTGGCACCTTAGCTTTGTCAGAAAAACTGTATCAGGAGTTATTAGGCTGGCCGGAAATTACCGCGCGTTTGCCGCAGACATACTTGCTTTACATTATTCCGGATGAATTTCTTTATGAGGTTCCTTTCTCCACCTTGATCGCTAATCGGTCGGAGGCGCAAACGTTCCTGGTGAATCATACCGCCGTTTTGGCCTCACCAAGTGTCAGCTTATTGCCGGCTGAGAATCTCGCCGCTGCTGTTTCCAAGCGGCTCAATACTTTGAAGGCGCTGATTAGCGCCGACAAACGTTTCCCCGGTGCGGAAAAATTTGTCACCAAGATCAAAGAGTTGTTCCCCCGGGCGGAAGAGTTGATCGTGCAAGGTGGCAACGTGACCAAAGATCAAGTGCTGGCGCAATTGCAACAAGGTTATCGAGTCTATATTTTCGTCGGACATGGGCAAGCGAATTCGCAATATCCTGATCAAGGTTACATTGAATTGGCGGTCAAGACCTCAAAAGCCGCAGTGGCAAAGACCATTCGATTGACCATGGCGGATTTGAAAACGATCAATTGGTTGGGCGCGGAAATGGTCATGCTCGTGGGCTGCGAAACCGCCGGCGGCAAGCTTTATCGCGGCGCCGGCATTTCGGGCTTGCAACAAGAATTTTTAGCGCTCGGGGCTAAAAACGTGCTGGGGAATCTCTGGGAAG